In Saccharomyces paradoxus chromosome XVI, complete sequence, the genomic stretch GATGCCAACGGTAAGACCATCGTTACTGGTGGTAATGGGCCAGAAGATTTCCAACAGCATGAACaaataagaagaaagaCACTTAAGGAAAAGGCCATCCCCAAAGACCAAAGAGCTACTACCCCATACATGACCAAGTATGAAAGAGCAAGAATTTTAGGTACAAGAGCTTTGCAAATTTCCATGAATGCGCCAGTTTTCGTAGATTTAGAAGGTGAAACTGATCCATTGCGTATCGCCATGAAGGAGTTggctgaaaagaaaatcccATTGGTCATCAGAAGATATTTACCAGATGGTTCATTTGAGGACTGGAGTGTGGAGGAACTCATTGTGGATTTGTGATTGTACCTGCATTTTTCCCCCATGtgtatttgttttgtttgtatattattataactATAAAGAACGATCTATTTGTAATGCAAATAACTGGATGAGAGAACCACCCTAAGTCCTATTTGGTAACATAAATATTTGTATGAATGAAAAGAGTGCCGCCTATTCCCTTTAATATGtgtatatagaatatttaATCAGTGATTGAATCTAGGAAAAGCTTACCTCTGAAAGTCTTCTCATCGGTAGCCTGCTGATTTGTAGTAAACAGTTTGAAAAGTTTAGCAAACTCTTCCTCAGGATTTTCAAAACCCGCTTCCTTCAAAGAATCAATGACCTCATTGAGGGGAACGTTTAAATCATGTTCTCTTCCAATGGATTTTAGACTCTTCTCTAGTTCTTCACGATCGGGAAACTGCGATAAGTTCTTTCCCATGATAGATAAGAATATGGGAAAGCTTACACCTTCTTTACCAATCTCCGCCATAGTGGTGTCATTTTCGGGTACCATTTTGGACCATTCTTCATCTGTCAATGTCTTCCCCAATGTTGCATATATCTTGGTAAGATCTCTCCGACTAATTAGaccatcttcatcctcatctAGCATTTGGAAAGCATCCTTGAGTTTATTTATGTAGTCCTGCGTAAGCTGGTTAAACGTTAGTGATTCACTATGGTCCATACCTATTTCAAGCTTGCGCAATTAACGATTCGAGGTTATTCTTTTCCCAGCTCTGCATTATTGTTTAGAGTTAGgagaaatgcaaaaaaaataaaggtgAAAATAATCAAAGTTGataaaacttttttgtCAGGAAAGATACTCAGAAcacaagaaagaaggacAAAAGAGCAAACGGCAATATGTTGGATATTAAGCAGTTACTGAAGGAAGCTAAACGGGAATTGACCAATCGTGACTATGAAGAGACCATCGAAATATCAGAAAAGGTCCTTAAATTAGACCCTGATAATTACTTCGCACATATCTTTCTAGGGAAGGCATTTTCGAGTCTTCCAGCTAGCAATGACGTTAGTTCAAATCTTAATCTGCAAAGAGCTACTACCCATTACATATCTGCTACGAGGTCAGTTCCTAATAACCTTTTAGCGTGGAAGGGActttttctgttatttAAGACCACTGAAGTTGTCCCTGATACACTTTCGTACGatgaatattttgatttgtGTGGCCAATATGCAGATGCACTTTTAAAGCAGGAACAATCTCAAGTAGAACTAATAAATGACATAAAActgttaaaaaaaacacatcCAGATTGCCAAAGGGCCTTTTATCAGCATTTGAAACCTGGGTCGCTAATGGCAGAAACCATTGGTCGTCATCTATCTACACCCCAGGACGCTTTATTAAACcttataaaaatattggcAAGTATTGAAACCACGGAAATTGGAAAGACCCTTAGTCAGAACAGGTTAAAACTAAAAGCTAGTGATCCAGATTATCAAATCAAACTAAACTCATTCTCGTGGGAAATAAttaaaaattcagaaattgATCAGCTATACAATCAGTTGGTAAACATCCTCGCCGATGATCAGTTGAGAAGTGAAATTGAGAACCAGTGGTTAGAATATAGAATCAAAGTGTTAAAATCAATGCCGCTCGATGTAAAAAAGGATTTTTTCACAAAAGTGAAGGAAATGGTCGAAGATATGGTTCTTGTGAATCATCAATCTCTACTTGCGTGGCAAAAG encodes the following:
- the MLC2 gene encoding Mlc2p (Regulatory light chain for the type II myosin Myo1p~similar to YPR188C) — encoded protein: MDHSESLTFNQLTQDYINKLKDAFQMLDEDEDGLISRRDLTKIYATLGKTLTDEEWSKMVPENDTTMAEIGKEGVSFPIFLSIMGKNLSQFPDREELEKSLKSIGREHDLNVPLNEVIDSLKEAGFENPEEEFAKLFKLFTTNQQATDEKTFRGKLFLDSITD
- the RPO26 gene encoding DNA-directed RNA polymerase core subunit RPO26 (RNA polymerase subunit ABC23~similar to YPR187W); translation: MSDYEEAFNDGNENFEDFDVEHFSDEETYEEKPQFKDGETTDANGKTIVTGGNGPEDFQQHEQIRRKTLKEKAIPKDQRATTPYMTKYERARILGTRALQISMNAPVFVDLEGETDPLRIAMKELAEKKIPLVIRRYLPDGSFEDWSVEELIVDL